The genome window AAATCTGCATGAGTCCGGCGTGATGACCGAGCGGGATTACCAGACTTATCTTTTGCTTTTTGAATCCATTATCCGGACTGTTTCGCAACCGGATCTGTTGATTTACCTCAAAGCAGACATTCCCAAGCTGGTTTCGCAGATCAAAAAGCGGGGCAGGGACTTCGAAGCCGACATTTCAACCGATTACCTGACAGCACTTAACCATTATTATGATGATTTTGTCAAAAATTACGATCATGGCAAAATCATCGAAATTGATGTGAACCAAATGGACTTTGCTTCGAATCCGGACGATTTCAACTACATCGTTTCCAGGTTAAACAAAGAGTTGTTCTACATCTGAAAATCATGTCATTAATTAATGCTGATTAAAGCACGCACGCTAATGCCTTGTTGAGGATCTGATTGCTTTTGGGGCTGAATGTATAAATCTTGCGCTCCTCGGGAAGGATGATTTCAATCTTGGATGTGCCTTTCATTTTCTCCAGTTCTTGCGGCGTAACCGGCGAGGAAAGCATAAATGACTTGTTCCAGAAATTACGGTCGGAAGTGGTTGTAAAAAGTGAAAAAGTGCCACTCTTGGTTGTAAACCTTATTTCCGTGAACATTTGCACGTGAAAAATGAGCTCTACTTCTT of Dyadobacter chenhuakuii contains these proteins:
- a CDS encoding deoxynucleoside kinase, which produces MHIAIIGNIGAGKTTLTQMLGEYFKWDVMYEAVEGNPYLADFYQDMDRWAFNLQIFFLNNRFAQVQKIRETTYSTIIQDRTIYEDAFIFARNLHESGVMTERDYQTYLLLFESIIRTVSQPDLLIYLKADIPKLVSQIKKRGRDFEADISTDYLTALNHYYDDFVKNYDHGKIIEIDVNQMDFASNPDDFNYIVSRLNKELFYI